The following proteins are co-located in the Myroides profundi genome:
- a CDS encoding helix-turn-helix transcriptional regulator → MEPIKLILEKLNYLEQLIISNNKEILSVEELEKYTGFKKSYIYHLVHYSKIPYSKPNGKYLFFQKSEINEWLLKNKSLSDDQIQEKAREYVLNKKSI, encoded by the coding sequence ATGGAACCTATTAAACTTATACTTGAAAAGCTTAATTATCTAGAGCAACTAATTATCTCTAATAACAAGGAAATACTATCTGTTGAAGAACTAGAGAAATACACTGGTTTTAAAAAATCATATATCTATCACCTGGTTCACTACAGTAAAATCCCCTACTCTAAACCTAATGGTAAGTACTTGTTCTTTCAGAAGTCTGAAATCAATGAGTGGTTGCTCAAGAACAAGTCTTTATCTGATGATCAAATTCAGGAAAAAGCGCGCGAATATGTCTTAAATAAAAAGAGCATTTAA
- a CDS encoding nuclear transport factor 2 family protein, which translates to MKKQIIIASMTLLSVSSLQAQMFNQKDVMIHNTLQEQQLKVAKSYYEKINSGNFDNDQYYDLFTEDVKLFYPKFGFAEGKAGIKRFGEQVRNLFKSLTFELDKFNFIVTDNTVVVEGVEKGEVYTGLTFPDNKVSYGKFCTVFEFEGNRIKRMYCYVDPDHAAEDERILALLKKHNQNGEVIDQNEIEAQTKKVVDEFYDIQSGRKQGSLVELFADTVDFDLPGNEQKFPWVGKRHTNKEVEDFFKVLFQNIRSEKFTVEYIAIQGEHAVAVGQLSSVILKYNKTFNTQFVNILKVRDGKIVKYHFMEDSYRLNEEMN; encoded by the coding sequence ATGAAGAAACAAATAATAATCGCATCAATGACTTTACTATCCGTTAGTAGTTTGCAAGCACAAATGTTTAATCAAAAAGATGTTATGATACATAATACATTACAAGAACAGCAACTAAAGGTTGCCAAATCCTATTATGAAAAAATTAATAGTGGAAATTTTGATAACGACCAGTATTACGATTTATTTACAGAGGATGTGAAGTTATTCTATCCTAAATTTGGCTTTGCTGAAGGTAAAGCCGGTATTAAACGATTTGGTGAACAGGTAAGGAATTTGTTTAAAAGTCTTACTTTTGAGTTAGACAAGTTCAATTTTATCGTTACAGACAATACTGTTGTGGTAGAGGGAGTAGAAAAAGGAGAGGTTTATACTGGACTTACTTTTCCTGATAACAAAGTGTCTTATGGAAAGTTTTGTACTGTTTTTGAATTTGAAGGTAATCGAATAAAAAGAATGTATTGCTATGTAGATCCGGACCATGCTGCGGAGGATGAAAGGATATTGGCTTTATTAAAAAAACACAACCAAAATGGAGAAGTCATAGATCAAAATGAAATCGAAGCCCAAACCAAAAAAGTGGTTGATGAATTTTATGATATTCAATCAGGAAGAAAACAAGGTAGTTTAGTTGAGCTCTTTGCTGATACTGTTGATTTTGATTTACCTGGAAATGAACAAAAGTTCCCTTGGGTAGGTAAAAGGCATACCAATAAAGAGGTGGAAGATTTTTTTAAAGTTCTTTTTCAGAACATAAGATCTGAAAAATTTACTGTTGAATATATTGCCATACAAGGAGAGCATGCTGTAGCAGTAGGACAGTTATCTTCAGTAATTTTAAAATACAACAAGACATTTAATACCCAATTTGTCAATATTTTAAAGGTTCGTGATGGTAAAATAGTAAAATACCATTTTATGGAAGATAGCTATCGATTAAATGAAGAGATGAATTAG
- a CDS encoding TetR/AcrR family transcriptional regulator — protein MARKKEFDYQQKLEVVRDLFWEKGYNATSMHDIVAVMNLNRSSIYDTYGNKQELFLKCLLDYASLKEKQYLKASKEKSKGIDALEYVIFDVVNQTLDDNKACLIVNTIFEVAPSDEQVKKTLLKSGSALQSILENLVAQAQEEGDIVSKSSPGVIARYILSSFSSYWSHYILSKNKKEVMEMVEFLLEQIKK, from the coding sequence ATGGCAAGAAAAAAAGAGTTTGATTATCAGCAAAAATTAGAAGTTGTACGCGACCTATTTTGGGAAAAGGGCTACAATGCTACCTCTATGCATGATATTGTTGCTGTGATGAATTTGAACAGGAGTAGTATTTATGATACTTATGGTAATAAACAGGAATTATTTTTAAAATGTTTATTGGATTATGCTTCTTTGAAAGAAAAGCAGTATCTAAAAGCCTCTAAAGAAAAGAGTAAGGGGATTGATGCCTTGGAGTATGTTATTTTTGATGTGGTTAATCAAACATTGGATGATAACAAGGCTTGTCTAATTGTCAATACCATCTTTGAAGTAGCGCCTTCAGATGAGCAAGTTAAAAAAACTCTTCTGAAAAGTGGTAGTGCATTACAATCCATTTTGGAAAATTTAGTAGCTCAAGCACAAGAAGAAGGCGATATTGTAAGTAAGAGCAGTCCTGGTGTTATTGCTCGATATATCTTATCTTCTTTTAGTAGCTATTGGAGCCACTACATTCTGAGTAAAAACAAAAAGGAAGTTATGGAAATGGTAGAATTTTTATTAGAGCAAATTAAGAAATAA
- a CDS encoding helix-turn-helix domain-containing protein — MKLKPIKSEQDYKAALERLELIFDALPETEDSNELESLGMLIEKYEKEHFPMDLPDPIEAIKFRIK, encoded by the coding sequence ATGAAATTGAAACCTATAAAATCAGAACAAGATTACAAAGCAGCTTTAGAAAGACTAGAGTTGATTTTTGATGCACTTCCTGAAACAGAGGATAGTAATGAATTGGAGAGTTTAGGAATGTTGATTGAAAAATATGAAAAAGAACATTTTCCTATGGATCTACCAGATCCAATTGAAGCAATTAAATTTAGAATCAAGTAA
- a CDS encoding DUF2004 domain-containing protein, translating into MIKLPYFEILDLNEDYFEASFTTTKGQDVSLAIDFEGDKPKASDLQRVESFLNYIEDHIQTVQYNLLSSAYASNVEDYINHHRDELADEPQMQSITSSEQFVDALKIYAINIYPTLEKRFVSIDFTIDQDLTQYLLVVDLTPDLSIHYITMES; encoded by the coding sequence ATGATAAAATTACCCTATTTTGAAATACTAGACCTAAATGAGGATTATTTCGAAGCTAGCTTCACTACAACAAAAGGACAAGACGTTTCTTTAGCCATAGACTTTGAAGGTGATAAACCAAAAGCATCAGATTTACAACGTGTTGAAAGTTTTTTGAACTACATAGAAGATCATATACAAACCGTACAATACAACCTATTAAGTAGTGCTTATGCTTCAAATGTGGAGGATTATATCAATCATCATCGAGATGAATTAGCAGATGAGCCTCAAATGCAATCAATTACTTCTTCTGAACAATTTGTTGATGCACTAAAAATATATGCAATCAATATCTACCCTACGTTAGAAAAACGCTTTGTTTCTATTGACTTCACTATTGATCAAGATTTAACTCAATATTTATTGGTTGTTGATTTAACACCAGATCTTTCAATTCACTATATCACCATGGAAAGTTAA
- a CDS encoding HNH endonuclease domain-containing protein, with protein sequence MSLFFQDNDPSLESQWRALILFGKNSATYKFAFGQALLNLIDKETTSVSLSQIAPLYVESILEHLKTNDKQGNSTSSVFLNACRAFNDNTITYDQLLHLTEKHGFNNVVDAFQNINGGTINNRFYEKNYQGTSKNIIITDHLLKLKESIQFSNLNSEVQARWNLVETAWNLDLNPNLLEVKIDEDLNTLFLENNLMRRKDITSSRASLNGYQKGKCFYSFQDISIVPGNDNLCAVDHFFPHMHKLHLNENGANVNGIWNLVLADKYVNLDKSAKVPEIKYLDRLYKRNEFYILSKHPLGETIVNQTGKTPLARRAFLQKQYNLAVDLSIQKWKPKIELEPLF encoded by the coding sequence ATGTCTTTATTCTTTCAAGATAACGATCCTAGTTTAGAGTCTCAGTGGAGAGCTTTAATACTATTTGGAAAAAACTCTGCTACCTATAAATTTGCTTTTGGTCAAGCTTTACTTAATCTTATTGATAAGGAAACAACCTCTGTTTCTTTATCTCAAATCGCACCTTTGTACGTAGAAAGTATCTTAGAACATCTAAAGACCAATGATAAACAAGGCAACTCCACCTCTAGTGTGTTTTTAAATGCTTGTAGAGCTTTTAATGACAATACAATCACTTATGATCAGTTACTTCACTTAACTGAAAAACATGGTTTTAATAACGTTGTAGACGCTTTTCAAAATATAAATGGAGGTACGATCAATAATCGTTTTTATGAAAAAAATTATCAAGGAACTTCTAAAAATATTATCATTACAGATCATCTTTTAAAGCTTAAAGAAAGTATACAATTCAGTAATCTAAATAGTGAAGTTCAGGCTAGATGGAATCTTGTTGAAACGGCTTGGAATTTAGATCTTAATCCAAATTTGTTAGAAGTTAAAATAGATGAGGATTTAAACACTTTGTTCTTAGAAAACAATCTAATGCGTCGCAAGGATATTACCTCTTCAAGAGCCTCCTTAAATGGATATCAAAAAGGAAAGTGTTTTTACTCCTTTCAAGATATTTCTATAGTACCTGGAAATGATAATCTATGCGCTGTAGATCATTTCTTTCCACATATGCATAAACTACATTTAAATGAAAATGGAGCCAATGTAAATGGGATTTGGAACTTAGTGCTTGCCGATAAATATGTCAATCTTGACAAAAGCGCTAAAGTCCCTGAAATAAAATACCTAGACAGGCTTTATAAAAGAAATGAATTCTATATCTTAAGTAAACACCCCCTTGGAGAAACTATTGTAAATCAAACAGGAAAAACACCCCTAGCAAGAAGAGCATTCTTACAAAAACAATATAACTTAGCTGTTGATTTATCTATTCAAAAATGGAAACCAAAAATTGAACTAGAACCACTATTTTAA